From one Bos javanicus breed banteng chromosome 15, ARS-OSU_banteng_1.0, whole genome shotgun sequence genomic stretch:
- the C15H11orf91 gene encoding uncharacterized protein C11orf91 homolog, with protein sequence MPKGRRGSQSPTMSQRPAPPLYFPSLYDRGISSSPLSDFNIWKKLFVPLKAGGAPAGGAPAAGGRSLPQGPSAPAPPPPPGLGPPSERPCPPPWPSGLASIPYEPLRFFYSPPSGPEAAASPLAPGPTTSRLASASHPEELCELEIRIKELELLTITGDGFDSQRYKFLKALKDEKLQGLKTRQPGKKSASLS encoded by the exons ATGCCGAAGGGGCGGCGCGGCAGCCAGAGCCCCACGATGAGCCAGCGACCGGCTCCGCCCCTCTACTTCCCCTCCCTCTACGACCGCGGCATCTCCTCGTCCCCACTCAGCGACTTCAACATCTGGAAAAAGCTCTTCGTGCCGCTGAAGGCTGGAGGCGCGCCGGCGGGAGGGGCGCCGGCGGCGGGGGGCCGGTCACTGCCCCAGGGGCCCTCGGCCCCAGCGCCCCCGCCGCCACCCGGCCTGGGTCCCCCTAGTGAGCGCCCTTGTCCCCCGCCCTGGCCCTCCGGCCTGGCTTCCATCCCCTACGAGCCTCTGCGCTTCTTCTACTCTCCACCGTCGGGGCCTGAGGCAGCGGCCTCCCCGCTGGCTCCTGGCCCCACGACCTCCCGGCTAGCCTCTGCCTCCCACCCCGAGGAGTTGTGCGAGCTGGAGATCCGGATTAAGGAGCTGGAGCTGCTCACCATAACTGGGGACGGCTTCGACTCCCAGCGCT ATAAATTCTTGaaggcactgaaagatgaaaagtTACAAGGTCTGAAGACCAGGCAGCCTGGAAAGAAGTCGGCCTCTCTCTCCTGA